Genomic window (Aurantimicrobium sp. INA4):
TTGTTCGCCATGTGCTTACACCACCAGAAAAATCCAACTAGACATTGGCCCGCAAACCGTTATAGAGTTGTAATTTGCGCTCGATGTTTTGTCATGCCCTCATATTGCGGTCGGGGTGACAGTACAACAATCTCGTGGAGAACTCTACGAGTGGCCCCACTTTAGCGGGTCTCATCGGGTTTGCAATTTATCCCACACCAACCACAACCATGATGGTCCATGACGGACCCACGGAGGTTATTTCCTTGGCTGCTGCGCGCAACGCAAAAGACACCAAGTCCATCAAGAACGGCCGTAGTGCATCGCGCTTGTCGTTCGCGAAGATTACGGACACTCTGACTGTTCCCGATCTTCTGGCACTTCAGACCGAGAGCTTTGACTGGCTCGTCGGAAATGAACACTGGCAGAAGCGTGTGGAGGAAGCAAAGAAGGAAGGTCGCCAGGACCTGCCTTCACGCACTGGTCTTGAAGAGATCTTTGAAGAGATCTCTCCCATCGAGAACCTCGATGAGACCATGCAGCTCTCTTTCACCAACCCCTACCTCGAGCCTGAGAAGTACTCGATCTTCGAGTGCAAGGAGCGTGGCAAGACCTACGCTGCTCCTCTCTATGTCGAGGCTGAGTTCATGAACCACGTCACGGGTGAAATCAAGACCCAGACCGTGTTCATGGGTGACTTCCCCCTCATGACCGAAAAGGGAACCTTCATCATTAACGGCACCGAGCGTGTTGTTGTGTCTCAGCTGGTTCGTTCACCCGGTGTGTACTTCGAGCGTGCACAGGAAAAGACCTCCGACAAGGACGTCTACTCCGCACGCATCATTCCTAGCCGTGGCGCATGGCTCGAATTCGAAATCGACAAGCGTGACGCTGTTGGTGTTCGTATCGACCGTAAGCGTAAGCAGTCTGTCACCGTCTTCCTCAAGGCCCTCGGTCTGACCAGTGAAGAAATCGCAACCGAGTTTGCCGGTTACGACTCCATCCTGCAGACCCTGGAAAAGGACACCATCCTCACCAAGGAAGACGCACTACGCGACATTTACCGCAAGCTCCGTCCAGGCGAGCAGGTTGCTGCTGAAGCTGCACGTGCCCTGCTGGACAACTTCTACTTCAGCCCCAAGCGTTACGACCTGGCCAAGGTTGGTCGTTACAAGATCAACCGCAAGCTCGGTCTTGAAGCTCCGCTGACTGACTCTGTTCTTCGCGTTGAAGACATCATTGCAACCATCAAGTACCTGGTTGCTCTGCACAACGACGAGAAGACCTTCCCCGGTGTTCGCGATGGCAAGAAGGTTGACATTCGTCTCGACGTAGACGACATCGACCACTTCGGTAACCGTCGTATCCGCGCCGTCGGTGAGCTCATCCAGAACCAGGTTCGTACTGGTCTGTCCCGTATGGAGCGCGTTGTCCGCGAGCGTATGACCACTCAGGACATTGAGGCAATTACTCCTCAGACCCTGATCAACGTACGTCCCGTTGTGGCAGCAATCAAGGAGTTCTTCGGAACCTCTCAGCTGTCACAGTTCATGGACCAGAACAACCCGCTTGCTGGTTTGACCCACAAGCGTCGTCTGTCCGCTCTGGGCCCTGGTGGTCTTTCTCGTGAGCGTGCAGGTGTTGAGGTTCGTGACGTTCACTCCTCTCACTACGGACGTATGTGTCCTATTGAAACTCCTGAAGGTCCCAACATTGGTCTGATTGGTTCGCTCGCATCCTTCGCGCGTATCAACGCCTTTGGTTTCATTGAGACCCCCTACCGCCGCGTCGTCAAGGGCAAGGTAACCGAGCACATCGATTACCTCACCGCTTCGGAAGAAGATGACTTCGTTGTGGCACAGGCAAACGCTCCACTAACCAAGGACAGCCACTTCGCTGAAGAGCGTGTTCTGGTTCGTCGTAAGGGTGGCGAGGTTGAACTCGTTCCTGCGGCTGAGGTGGACTACATGGACGTGTCTCCACGTCAGATGGTGTCTGTTGGTACCTCGCTGATTCCATTCCTCGAGCACGACGATGCAAACCGCGCACTTATGGGTGCCAACATGCAGCGTCAGGCTGTGCCACTGCTGCGCAGCGAAAGCCCACTGGTTGGTACCGGTATGGAAAACTTCGCCGCAATCGATGCTGGTGACGTGATCCTCGCTAACGCTGCTGGTGTTGTCTCTGAGGTATCGGCTGATGTCGTCACCGTTCAGCTCGACGCTGGTGGAACCGAGGACTACTTCCTGCGCAAGTTCGACCGCTCGAACCAGGGCACCAGCTACAACCACCGTGTCATCGTGACCGCTGGTGAGCGTGTTGAGGTAGGTCAGGTCATCGCTGATGGTCCTGCCACCGAAAACGGTGAATTGGCTCTGGGTAAGAACCTACTTGTGGCATTCATGCCGTGGGAAGGTCATAACTTCGAGGACGCAATCATCCTCTCCCAGCGTCTGGTTCAGGACGACGTTCTTTCTTCGATTCACATCGAGGAATATGACGTTGATGCTCGTGACACCAAGCTGGGTAAGGAAGAGATCACTCGCGACCTGCCCAACGTGTCCCCTGAATTGATCGCTAACCTCGATGAGCGCGGCATCATCCGTATCGGTGCTGAGGTTCGCCCCGGCGACATCCTCGTCGGTAAGGTCACTCCTAAGGGTGAGACCGAGCTTTCTGCTGAAGAGCGCTTGCTGCGCGCTATCTTCAACGAGAAGAGCCGCGAAGTTCGCGACACTTCATTGAAGGTGCCTCACGGTGAAGCCGGAACCATCATTGGTGTGAAGGTATTCGACGCAGAGAACGACGAAGACGAGCTCGGCTCGGGCGTCAACCAGCGCGTTGTTGTCTACATCGCCCAGAAGCGTAAGATCACCGAAGGTGACAAGCTTGCTGGTCGTCACGGAAACAAGGGTGTTATCGCCAAGATCCTCCCCGTTGAAGACATGCCATTCCTCGAAGACGGAACTCCTGTCGACGTCGTACTCAACCCATTGGGTATTCCCGGTCGTATGAACTTCGGTCAGGTTTTGGAAACCCACCTCGGCTGGATCGCGAAGCAGGGTTGGAAGGTTGAAGGCAACCCAGAATGGGCTGCAAACCTTCCTGCAGAAGCATTCGAGGCTGCCCCAGGCACCAAGGTTGCAACCCCCGTGTTCGACGGTGCTCTCGAGGAGGAAATCGCTGGTCTGCTCGATGTGACCACACCTACTCGTGATGGACAGCGCCTCATCGGTGCTTCCGGTAAGGCCCGTCTGTTCGACGGTCGTTCCGGTGAGCCATTCCCTGAGCCCATCTCTGTGGGTTACATGTACATCCTGAAGCTGCACCACCTTGTCGATGACAAGATTCACGCACGTTCAACGGGTCCTTACTCGATGATCACGCAGCAGCCTCTTGGTGGTAAGGCACAGTTCGGTGGACAGCGCTTTGGTGAGATGGAGGTGTGGGCACTGGAAGCTTATGGTGCCGCTTACGCACTTCAGGAACTTCTCACCATCAAGTCCGACGACATCGTGGGCCGTGTCAAGGTTTACGAAGCCATCGTCAAGGGCGAGAACATCCAGGAGCCCGGTATCCCCGAGTCGTTCCGTGTTCTCATGAAGGAAATGCAGTCCCTCGGTCTCAACGTTGAGGTTCTCAACGAAGCTGGCGATGTCGTCAGCCTCCGCGACGCCGACGATGAGGCATACCGCGCCGCTGAAGAGCTCGGTATCAACATCTCTACCCGTTTCGAGTCTTCGTCCATCGACGAGATCTAAACGACAGTCAGACAAGTAAGAATCTAAGGAAAGAGTTAAATTGCTCGACGCAACCGCTTTTGACAAGCTTCGTATCGGTCTGGCCACTGCTGACGACATTCGTCGTTGGTCGTTTGGTGAGGTCAAGAAGCCCGAAACAATCAACTACCGTACCCTCAAGCCTGAGAAGGACGGCCTCTTTGGTGAGCAGATCTTCGGACCTTCTCGCGACTGGGAATGCTCCTGTGGCAAGTACAAGCGTGTCCGCTTCAAGGGCATCGTCTGTGAGCGCTGTGGCGTAGAGGTCACCAAGTCATCCGTGCGCCGTGAGCGCATGGGTCACATTGAGTTGGCCGCTCCCGTTACCCACATCTGGTACTTCAAGGGTGTTCCTAGCCGTCTGGGTTACCTCCTGGACATGGCACCGAAGGACCTTGAAAAGGTCATCTACTTCGCTGCCTACATGGTTATCGACATCGATGAAGAGGGCCGTCATGCTGACATGCCTGGTCTGGAGAACGAGCTTCGTCTCGAGCTGAAGACCCTTGGAGACCAGCGCGATGCTCGCATTGCTGACCGCATGCAGCGTCTGGAAAACGACCTCGCAGCTCTCGAAGCTGAAGGTGCAAAGTCAGACCAGAAGCGTCGTGCGAAGGACGTAGCTGAGAAGGAAATGTCTCAGATCCGCAAGTCCATCGACGACGAAATCGCTCGCCTCGAGCGCGTCTGGGAAGACTTCCGCAACCTCAAGGTTGGCGACCTCAAGCCTGAAGACGCTGTCTTCAACGAGCTGGTAGACCGCTACGGCCTGTACTTCGACGCCTTCATGGGTGCTGAAGCAATCAAGCGCCGTCTAGAAACCTTCGACCTGGAAGCAGAAGCGGAAGCTCTGCGTCTGGAAATCACCGAAGGTAAGGGTGCTAAGAAGATCCGTGCGATCAAGCGCCTCAAGGTTGTATCTTCCTTCATCAACACCGGAACCAGCCCTGCGGCTATGGTTCTCGATGTTGTTCCCGTTATCCCACCAGAGCTTCGCCCCATGGTTCAGCTCGACGGTGGACGCTTTGCGACCTCTGACCTCAACGACCTTTACCGTCGTGTGATCAACCGCAACAACCGTCTGCGTCGTCTGCTTGACCTGGGTGCTCCAGAGATCATCGTGAACAACGAAAAGCGCATGCTGCAGGAAGCAGTTGACGCGCTGTTCGACAACGGTCGTCGTGGACGTCCAGTTACCGGAACCGGTAACCGTGCGCTCAAGTCACTCTCTGACATGCTCAAGGGTAAGCAGGGTCGTTTCCGTCAGAACCTGCTTGGTAAGCGCGTGGACTACTCCGGTCGTTCCGTGATTATCGTTGGTCCTCAGCTCAAGCTGCACCAGTGTGGTCTGCCTAAGCAGATGGCGCTCGAGCTGTTCAAGCCATTCGTCATCAAGCGTCTGATCGACCTGAGCCACGCTCAGAACATCAAGAGCGCCAAGCGCATGGTTGAGCGTAGCCGCCCCCAGGTGTGGGATGTTCTCGAAGAGATCATCCGCGAACGTCCTGTTCTGCTGAACCGCGCACCAACCCTGCATCGTCTCGGTATTCAGGCATTTGAACCTCAGCTCATTGAAGGTAAGGCTATTCAGCTTCACCCTCTCGTGTGTGCTGCGTTCAACGCTGACTTCGACGGTGACCAGATGGCTGTTCACCTTCCTCTGTCGGTTGAGGCTCAGGCCGAAGCACGCATCTTGATGCTTGCTTCGAACAACATCCTCAAGCCTTCAGACGGTCGCCCCGTGACCCTGCCTACTCAGGACATGATCATTGGTCTGCACCACCTCACTACCGTGAAGGAAGGTGCAACCGGTGAAGGTCGCGCATTCAGCTCGATTGCTGAGGCAATCCTCGCTCACGACCAGCACACGCTGGACCTCAACGCGATGGCACGCATTCGTCTGAATGATGTTGTCTTTGCTGAGGGTGAAGCACCTGAGGGTTACACCGGTGGTCCCGTTTTGGTCAACACCACTTTGGGTCAGGCACTGTTCAACGAGGCTCTGCCCGCTGACTACCCCTACGTCCAGAAGGTTGCGGACAAGGGAACCATCTCTGCAATCGTCAACGACCTCGCTGAGCGTTACCCCAAGACTGTGGTTGCGGCGACCCTTGACAACATCAAGGACGCTGGTTTCCACTGGGCTACTCGCTCCGGTGTGACCGTTGCACTCTCCGACGTTCTGACTCCTCCAAACAAGCGCGAAATCGTTGCTGGTTACGAGAAGTTGGCTGCGAAGGTTCAGTCTGAGTTCGAGAAGGGCATGATCACTGACAACGAACGTCGTCAGGAACTGATCAAGATCTGGACCGACGCTACCGCTGAAGTTGCTGAAGCTATGCAGAAGAACTTCCCTGCGAACAACACCATTAACCGCATGGTCACCTCTGGTGCTCGTGGTAACTGGCTGCAGGTTCGTAACATCGCGGGTATGCGTGGCCTGGTGAACAACCCGAAGGGTGAAATTATCCCTCGCCCGATCATCAACTCTTACCGTGAAGGTCTCTCCGTTGTGGAGTACTTCATCGCTACCCACGGTGCTCGTAAGGGTCTGGCTGACACTGCTCTGCGTACCGCAGACTCCGGTTACCTCACTCGTCGTCTCGTCGACGTCTCGCAGGATGTCATCATCCGCGAAGAGGACTGTGGCACCACTAAGGGTCTCGACCTGCCAATCGCTGCCGCTAACGCAGCCGGTGAGCTGGTTCGTGACGCCAACGTGGAGAACTCCATCTACGCTCGTAGCCTCGCTGCAGACGCAGTCGACGCTCAGGGTAACGTCATCGCCAAGGCTGGCGACGACGCAGGTGACGTTCTGATCGACACCCTCATCGCTGCTGGCATCAACGAGGTCAAGGTCCGTTCGGTCCTGACCTGTGAGTCTGCAACCGGTGTATGTGCTGCCTGCTACGGCCGTTCACTTGCTACCGGCAAGCTGGTAGACATCGGTGAAGCCGTCGGTATTATCGCTGCTCAGTCCATTGGTGAACCTGGAACCCAGCTCACCATGCGTACCTTCCACACTGGTGGTACCGCTGGTGCAGACGACATTACCCAGGGTCTGCCACGTGTTCAGGAGCTCTTCGAAGCACGTACCCCTAAGGGTGCATCGCCTATCGCTGAGACTGCTGGTCGCATCACCATCGAAGAGACCGACAAGAGCCGTAAGGTCATCCTCACACCAGACAACGGTGATGAGCCTGTGATCTACCCCGTGCTCAAGCGTTCGACTCTCCTCGTATCAGATGGAGACCACGTTGAACTCGGACAGCAGCTCCAGGTTGGAACCGTTGACCCCAAGGAAGTTCTGCGCGTACAGGGCGTTCGCGCCGTACAGCAGCACCTCGTTGGTGGCGTGCAGGGCGTATACCGCTCGCAGGGTGTACCTATCCACGACAAGCACATTGAGGTCATCGTTCGTCAGATGCTCCGCAAGGTAACTGTTGTTGAGCACGGTGACACCGAACTGCTCCCCGGTGAGCTCGTTGACCGCTCGCGTTACACCGAGCTCAACCGTGCTGCGCTGCAGGAAGGCAAGAAGACTGCTTCGGCTCGTCAGGAAGTCCTCGGTATTACCAAGGCGTCGCTGGCAACCGAGTCATGGCTGTCGGCTGCCTCCTTCCAGGAGACCACCCGTGTTCTCACCCAGGCTGCGATGGACGGCAAGTCCGATCCTCTCGTCGGCCTTAAGGAGAACGTCATCATCGGTAAGCTCATCCCCGCCGGAACCGGTCTTGCGAAGTACCGCAACATCGCCGTCGAGGCAACCGAGGAAGCTAAGGCAGAACGCTACCCCAACCGCATCTTCGCGGCTGAGGGTGACTTCTCTGACGCTGACCTGAGCTTTGTCGACTTCGAGTCTTTCTCGTCGGATGACTTCTCTGGTAACTACAACTAAGTAGGAACACACTCAGTACTGAGTTTGTGACTTACCGAAAGCCCCGCCACGAGGCGGGGCTTTCGTCGTTGTACGCTGGGCGCATCATGAGTGATGTTGCACAGGAACACCCCGAGTTTTTCAAGCCAACTCCTGAAGAGGAGGCCGCTCGCGGTGCTGGTTTTGCTTCGGTGGCAGCAGGCACGAGTGAAGATTCTCCCGCTGTAGATACCAAGCCCAGCAACCGCACCACGGCAGCGCTAGTGGCACTGCTCGGGGGTGCGATCTTTGCTGTTCTCTACGCTTTAGCTGCGTGGGGCTATTCGGCAGCAGCCTGGCTTTATGGCTCATCCTCCGAAGGCACGGAAGCTGCTGCGTTCATTCAAGAACGCAGTGTGAGCTTCTTGCTGACTCCGGTGTATTGGTTGACCGTCTTTGCCTTCACGCTCTACTTTGTCCTACTTGCCATCCTGGTGAACAGGGGCCACTGGCGCTCTTTTGTGCTGTGGGGCTTGCTTGTTGCTGTGCTGACGTATGCCACCGCAATTGCAGCAGGATTGCTCACCGTTCGCGCGTGGACCTTGACCTACAGCGAAGCTATTGAGTTTATGTGGCGCGGAATTGCCTTCAACCCGTTGGTTTTGGTTGCCGTAGTGCTCTCTCGAGAAATTCCCATCTGGCTCGGTGGCTGGATTGCTTTGAAGGCACGCAAATATCGTGACGCGGATCAGACCGCCGCTAGCGAGGAAATTGCCGTTTGACCCGGTGCCATCTGCTGGGATAAGCTCTTCAATTGGTGCGTTTTGCGCGCCAGAAACACCTTAAGGGTCAACCCACTATTCCGGTGGCGAACCCCCACGGCATATCTGTTATTAATGACTCCACACTCGTGGCGTCGCGGCAGATGTTCAGCTAAATCGTTTAGCGACTGTCACCGTGCAGTTTTAATAAGGAGAAATAGTGCCAACTATTAACCAGTTGGTTCGTAAGGGACGTACGCCTAAGGTCACCAAGACCAAGGCTCCAGCCCTGAAGTCGAACCCACAGCAGCGTGGCGTATGCACCCGTGTGTACACCACCACCCCCAAGAAGCCCAACTCGGCTCTTCGTAAGGTTGCTCGTGTCAAGCTCAGCAACGGAACCGAAGTAACCGCCTACATTCCCGGTGAAGGTCACAACCTCCAGGAGCACTCGATGGTGCTCGTTCGTGGTGGTCGTGTAAAGGACCTCCCCGGTGTTCGTTACAAGATCGTTCGTGGTGCACTCGACACCCAGGCCGTGAAGAACCGTAAGCAGGCTCGTAGCCGCTACGGAGCGAAGATGGAGAAGAAGTAATGCCTCGTAAAGGTCCCGCTCCTAAGCGTCCCGTTGTCGCCGATCCCGTATACGGCGCCCCCATTGTTACCCAGCTCGTCAACAAGATTCTTCTTGATGGCAAGAAGGGTCTCGCAGAGCGCATCGTTTACGGTGCACTCGAAGGTGTAACCGCAAAGACCGGTGCAGATGCAGTCGTCACTCTCAAGAAGGCACTCGACAACGTGCGCCCCACCCTTGAGGTTCGCTCTCGCCGTGTTGGTGGTTCGACCTACCAGGTCCCCGTTGAGGTTAAGCCTCACCGTGCAAACACCCTCGCACTGCGTTGGTTGACCAGCTACGCCAAGGCTCGCCGCGAAAAGACCATGACTGAGCGTCTCATGAACGAGATTCTCGATGCATCAAACGGTCTGGGCGCAGCAGTCAAGCGTCGCGAAGACACCCACAAGATGGCCGAGTCGAACAAGGCCTTCGCTCACTACCGCTGGTAGACCGAGCCAGTCCCTGTTCACCCCTAATTTCGGAGGAATCCTGTGGCACAAGACGTGCTTACTGACCTAAACAAGGTCCGCAACATCGGCATCATGGCTCACATCGATGCTGGAAAGACCACCACAACTGAGCGAATCCTGTTCTACACCGGTGTTAACCACAAGATCGGTGAAACTCACGATGGTGCGTCAACCATGGACTGGATGGCCCAGGAGCAGGAGCGTGGTATCACGATTACTTCTGCTGCAACCACCTGTTTCTGGAACAAGAACCAGATCAACATCATTGACACCCCCGGTCACGTTGACTTCACCGTGGAGGTGGAGCGTTCGCTCCGCGTTCTCGACGGTGCTGTTGCTGTGTTCGATGGTAAGGAAGGTGTTGAGCCTCAGTCTGAGACCGTATGGCGTCAGGCTGACAAGTACGACGTTCCTCGTATCTGCTTCGTCAACAAGATGGACAAGCTGGGTGCTGACTTCTACTTCACCGTAGACACCATCGTCAAGCGTCTGGGTGCTAAGCCACTTGTTATCCAGCTTCCTATCGGTTTCGAGAACACCTTCGAAGGTGTTGTTGACCTGGTAGAGATGCGCGCACTCACCTGGCGTGGAGACGCAAAGGGTGACGTGGAAATGGGTGCCAAGTACGACATCGAAGAGATCCCTGCTGATCTCGTTGACAAGGCAAACGAATACCGCGCCAAGCTCATCGAAGCTGTTGCTGAAGGTGACGACGAACTCCTCGAGCGTTACCTCAACGGTGACGACCAGTTCACTGTTGCTGAGATCAAGAAGGCTATCCGCAAGATGGTTATCGCTTCTGAGATCTACCCCGTTCTGTGTGGCTCTGCCTTCAAGAACCGTGGTGTTCAGCCCATGCTCGACGCTGTAGTTGACTACCTCCCCAGCCCGCTCGACGTTCCTGCAACCCAGGGTCACGACGTGCGCGATGAGGAAAAGGTCATCGAGCGTAAGCCAGATGCAAAGGAGCCTTTCTCGGCTCTGGCCTTCAAGGTTGCGGTACACCCCTTCTTCGGTCGTCTGACCTACACCCGTGTTTACTCGGGTGCAGCTGACTCCGGCGCCCAGGTGCTCAACGCAACCAAGGACAAGAAGGAACGTATCGGCAAGATCTTCCAGATGCACGCCAACAAGGAAAACCCTGTTGAGTCGATGTCTGCTGGTCACATCTACGCCGTGATCGGTCTGAAGGACACCACCACTGGTGACACCCTCTGCGATCCTGCAAACCCCATTGTTCTGGAGTCCATGAGCTTCCCCGAGCCTGTTATCTCGGTTGCTATTGAGCCCAAGACTAAGGCTGACCAGGAGAAGCTGGGTACTGCTATCCAGAAGCTTGCTGAAGAAGACCCCACCTTCCGTGTTGAGCAGGACCAGGAAACTGGTCAGACTGTGATCTCCGGTATGGGTGAGCTTCACCTCGACATCCTCGTAGACCGTATGCGTCGCGAGTTCAACGTTGAGGCAAACGTGGGTAAGCCACAGGTTGCCTACCGCGAGACCATTCGTCGCAAGGTAGACAAGCACGACTACACCCACAAGAAGCAGACCGGTGGTTCTGGTCAGTTTGCTAAGGTTCAGATCTCGCTCGAGCCTCTCGAGGTCCAGGGCGACAAGATCTACGAATTCGATAACCAGGTCACTGGTGGACGTGTTCCTCGTGAATACATCCCATCCGTTGACGCTGGTTTCCAGGCCGCTATGGCAGTCGGTGTTCTCGCCGGCTACCCCATGGTCGGCGTCAAGGGCATCCTCGTTGATGGTGCCTACCACGACGTTGACTCATCGGAAATGGCCTTCAAGCTTGCAGGCTCTATGGCCTTCAAGGAGGCGGCCCGAAAGGCTGACCCCGTACTTCTCGAGCCATTGATGGCTGTTGAAGTTCGTACTCCTGAGGAGTACATGGGTGACGTTATCGGTGACCTCAACTCTCGCCGTGGACAAATTCAGTCCATGGAAGATGCAACAGGCGTCAAGGTCGTTAGCGCCCTTGTCCCACTGTCGGAAATGTTCGGATACGTCGGTGATCTGCGGTCGAAGACCTCAGGTCGTGCGGTGTACTCGATGACCTTCGACAGCTACGCCGAGGTCCCGAAGGCTGTCGCCGACGAGATCGTCCAGAAAAACAAGGGCGAGTAATTTCGCTCCTTGTGAGTTCAGTAAAATAAATCCAACACTGTAGTTTCCAACCGGAAGCTACTCGAATGTCCTAGGAGGACCCCGTGGCTAAGGCCAAATTCGAGCGCAACAAGCCTCACGTAAACATCGGAACCATTGGTCACGTTGACCACGGTAAGACCACTCTTACCGCAGCTATCTCCAAGGTTCTCGCTGACACCTACCCATCCGCAACCAACGTTCAGCGCGACTTCGCGTCGATCGACTCCGCTCCTGAAGAGCGTCAGCGCGGTATTACCATCAACATCTCGCACGTTGAGTACGAGACCCCTAAGCGTCACTACGCACACGTTGACGCTCCTGGTCACGCCGACTACATCAAGAACATGATCACCGGTGCTGCTCAGATGGATGGCGCAATCCTCGTTGTTGCTGCTACCGACGGTCCTATGGCTCAGACTCGCGAGCACGTTCTGCTCGCAAAGCAGGTTGGTGTTCCTTACCTCCTCGTTGCTCTGAACAAGTCCGACATGGTTGACGACGAAGAAATCCTGGAGCTCGTAGAGCTCGAGGTTCGTGAACTCCTCTCCAGCCAGGGCTTCGATGGCGACAACGCTCCTGTTGTTCGCGTATCTGGTCTCAAGGCTCTCGAGGGTGACCCCAAGTGGACTCAGTCCATCCTGGACCTCATGGAAGCAGTAGACACCTCTGTTCCAGACCCAGTACGTGACAAGGACAAGCCATTCCTCATGCCTGTTGAGGACGTCTTCACCATCACCGGTCGTGGAACTGTTGTAACCGGTCGCGCCGAGCGCGGTACCCTCCAGATCAACTCTGAAGTTGAAATCGTTGGTATCCGCCCAACTCAGAAGACCACTGTTACTGGTATCGAAATGTTCCACAAGCAGCTCGACGAAGCATGGGCTGGCGAGAACTGTGGTCTTCTTCTTCGCGGTACCAAGCGCGAAGAGGTTGAGCGTGGCCAGGTTGTTGTAAAGCCTGGTTCGGTTACTCCTCACACCAACTTCGAAGGAACTGCTTACATCCTTTCCAAGGATGAGGGTGGGCGTCACAACCCATTCTTCGGTAACTACCGTCCACAGTTCTACTTCCGTACCACCGACGTAACCGGTGTAATCACCCTGCCTGCTGGCAAGGAAATGGTTATGCCTGGTGACACCACTGACATGACCGTTGAGCTTATTCAGCCCATCGCTATGGAAGAGGGCCTCGGCTTCGCTATCCGTGAGGGTGGTCGTACCGTAGGTGCTGGTACCGTAACCAAGATCATCAAGTAATTTCGATTACTCGATAGAGGGGCCGAGCTTTTGCTCGGCCCCTTTTCTTCTGCCCAAAACCTCTTTTGGTAGCTTTGTTCCATGAGTTTGACTGAGCTACTGACCTGGGTTGGGGTTATCGCCCTCGTGATCTTCGTGATCTCATATCCCGCTCAGCGCCGATACAAAAAGCTCGGTAAGAAACCTTCCGGAGGAGCAGCCGGTGCCTTTGCGGTGATGGATGAGCTCTTTCACCCCAGCGCCCGTGAGCCTCGAATTGTCGCTGAGGAACAGGCAGAAGCCAGAGCACCAATGCCTTCAGCCGATGACAAACCATTTGACGACAATCGGATCGTCATCACGCTCCCACCAAAGTAACCTCGCTGTTCATCGCGACAAAGCGGGCAATCTACCAACAGTTGACGAAATATCGATGATATTTGGGACTGGCGTTGCGTGCTTTCTGGGAATAGCCTGATTCCCAGCACGCCGTTGTGCAGCCTCGAATCAGGACCGCACTGAGCGTGAAAACCGAAAGGTCTCGCATGTCGCAGTCCGTTTCACAAACGCACCAAGACGATGATGCGCATCTGAAAGCCCTGGGTTACCAGACAAGTTATTCACGCACCATGTCACTCTGGGGGAACATCGCTCTCGGATTCACGTACCTGTCTCCGTTGGTTGCGATTTATTCACTGTTCGCTCTTGCCGTCTCCACCGGTGGTCCGCCGTCCATGTGGTGGATTGTCATTGTGGCAGCAGGTCAGCTTCTGGTTGCACTGGTGTTTGGCGAAATTGTCTCCCAATTCCCGATCGCGGGCGGACTCTATCCGTGGGCTAGGCGACTGTGGGGGAAGAGATATGCCTGGCTGATTTCATGGATTTATGTCTGGGCAATGCTGGTAACTATCACC
Coding sequences:
- the rpoB gene encoding DNA-directed RNA polymerase subunit beta, which translates into the protein MAAARNAKDTKSIKNGRSASRLSFAKITDTLTVPDLLALQTESFDWLVGNEHWQKRVEEAKKEGRQDLPSRTGLEEIFEEISPIENLDETMQLSFTNPYLEPEKYSIFECKERGKTYAAPLYVEAEFMNHVTGEIKTQTVFMGDFPLMTEKGTFIINGTERVVVSQLVRSPGVYFERAQEKTSDKDVYSARIIPSRGAWLEFEIDKRDAVGVRIDRKRKQSVTVFLKALGLTSEEIATEFAGYDSILQTLEKDTILTKEDALRDIYRKLRPGEQVAAEAARALLDNFYFSPKRYDLAKVGRYKINRKLGLEAPLTDSVLRVEDIIATIKYLVALHNDEKTFPGVRDGKKVDIRLDVDDIDHFGNRRIRAVGELIQNQVRTGLSRMERVVRERMTTQDIEAITPQTLINVRPVVAAIKEFFGTSQLSQFMDQNNPLAGLTHKRRLSALGPGGLSRERAGVEVRDVHSSHYGRMCPIETPEGPNIGLIGSLASFARINAFGFIETPYRRVVKGKVTEHIDYLTASEEDDFVVAQANAPLTKDSHFAEERVLVRRKGGEVELVPAAEVDYMDVSPRQMVSVGTSLIPFLEHDDANRALMGANMQRQAVPLLRSESPLVGTGMENFAAIDAGDVILANAAGVVSEVSADVVTVQLDAGGTEDYFLRKFDRSNQGTSYNHRVIVTAGERVEVGQVIADGPATENGELALGKNLLVAFMPWEGHNFEDAIILSQRLVQDDVLSSIHIEEYDVDARDTKLGKEEITRDLPNVSPELIANLDERGIIRIGAEVRPGDILVGKVTPKGETELSAEERLLRAIFNEKSREVRDTSLKVPHGEAGTIIGVKVFDAENDEDELGSGVNQRVVVYIAQKRKITEGDKLAGRHGNKGVIAKILPVEDMPFLEDGTPVDVVLNPLGIPGRMNFGQVLETHLGWIAKQGWKVEGNPEWAANLPAEAFEAAPGTKVATPVFDGALEEEIAGLLDVTTPTRDGQRLIGASGKARLFDGRSGEPFPEPISVGYMYILKLHHLVDDKIHARSTGPYSMITQQPLGGKAQFGGQRFGEMEVWALEAYGAAYALQELLTIKSDDIVGRVKVYEAIVKGENIQEPGIPESFRVLMKEMQSLGLNVEVLNEAGDVVSLRDADDEAYRAAEELGINISTRFESSSIDEI